CGTTGCCTTCTATTTCGAAGATGTCGCAGTACAGATTGGGTTCCAGGGTAATACGAAGATCAACGCCCTCATCCCCCTCTTCGGGCGTGACAGAGACATCGCGAAACATATCAGTATTGTAAAGGGTTCGGATAATTTGTGCAGTTACTGCTCGCGTGAATTGGTCTCCCTCTGAAACAGGAAGGTTTTGTTGTATGCGCGCGGTTTCTTCTGAAGATACACCTTCAATGGTAATTGAACGAATAAGGGGTTCCGCAGAGAGGGTTGTACAGAGGGCCAGCATACACAGGAGGGCAATAGTGAGTTTGTTCATAGGGTCTCCGAATAGCTCCAGTCTCTCATAAACGAGGAAAGTACGAAAATAATTTAATGATACACTGGTGAGTTAGATTTCTCCGGTATTTTTATTACCAGGCAATATACATTTTAGGAAGGGTATATTGGGAAAATAGGAATTCAAAAAGCAAAAGAGGATGTCTTGAATTATTTTAAATGTGTACGAATTTTTTTGCAAAGGTTAGTTACTTCATGACGAGCGAATCTCCCTTAACTTTCACCTCAAACAAAAAGGCACCTCCTACGGATCGTGCGGCCGTTAAAGACAGAACGGTTCTATGGATTGGCGGTGCTGCGGCGATACTCTTTTTCCTTGTTCTCGGGGGGGCTTCAGCGTGGTTCTTTTACACATCCGTGGCAGAAACCCTTCCTGAGCCGGAGCAATTGTCAAATATTAGTCCCTCCCTTGTTACATCGGTGTATGACTCAGAGGGAGAGGTGGTGCATGAGTTTAGTATTGAGCGTCGATTCTGGATGCCCCTCGATTCCTTTCCTGAGCACTTGGTGCAGGCCGTTATTGCCATTGAGGATGCGCGTTTTTACGAGCACTGGGGAATTGACATTCGACGCATCGTCGGTGCAGCCATGGCAAATGTTGTTCAGCGGGGATATTCGCAGGGGGCTTCAACCCTCACGCAACAACTGGCGCGAAATGCTTTTTTAACCCATGATAAGCGGATTATGCGGAAAATCCGGGAGATTTTAACGGCCATCGATTTGGAGCGATATTATATAAAAGATGAAATTCTCGAGCTCTATCTCAATATGGTATACATGGGGGCAGGGGTTTATGGGATGGAGGCCGCCAGTCAGCAGTATTTTAGTAAATCCGTGTATGATTTGAGTCTTCATGAATCGGCCTTGCTTGCCGCGGCTGTTCAGCGCCCCGAAGCGTTTCGCCCTGATCGTGATGCCAATCATACCCGAGGGTTTAACAGGCGGAACACTGTTCTGGCAGCCATGGCGCGTAATGGCTTTATCTCAGAGGAGGATTTTCATCATTATCGGGAACAACCCATTGAGGCAACGCCGGCGCAGCGCACCTCGGCACAGGCTCCCTATTTTGTTGAAGAGGTTCGTCGGCAGGTGTTACGTATGTTTGGTGAAGATCGGTTATATCATCAAGGTTTATCCATATATACTACCTTGGATACAGAGGCGCAAGCCGTGGCCGAAGAGGCCGTTACAGCTCATCTAGATACCTTGCAGCGTATTCCCAACAGGCTCTTTATTACGGAGAATCGTGCATGGGAAATGATTGGTGTATCGCGCGACTCCCTCTTTGATAATTTCTCCCAGCTCTACGATGAACATCGAGATACCTTTGAGGCATTGCATGACTCATTAAAGCTTCGACAATTACAAACGTCCGTGGTAACTCTTGATAATAGCTCCGGTGCGGTTCGTGTGTTAATCGGTGGGCGGGACTTCTCCGAGAGCCGCTATAATCGTGCCATGCAGGGCGGTCGCCAACCCGGCTCAGCCTTTAAGCCCTTCGTGTACACCGCTGCCTTAAAGCAGGGATATACCCCGGCGACACAAATTATTGATAAACCTGTCACCATTGAAACCTCCGAAGGGGAGTGGCGTCCGGTCAATTTTGACCGGCGGTTTCACGGCGAAGTTTCCCTTGAGTATGCTGTACGGCGTTCCCTGAATCTTGTCGTGATAGAGGTGCTCCTGGATATTGGTGCCACAGATGTTATTTCTCTTGCCCGACGAATGGGTATTTCTGGACACTTGCCTGCAGTTCCTGCTCTTGCAATTGGTGCTGGTAATGTGAGCAACCTCGAATTAACAAGGGCATACAGCGTGTTTCCAAATCAGGGTACGCTTCGTCAAACCTATCTCATCGATTCTATTGTTGATAATCACGGACGAGTGATCTTTCGTAATGACCTTGAGGAACAGGAGGTTCTCTCTCCAGATGTTGCAACGGTAATGACAAAAATGCTTGAAAAGGTTGTCTCTGAGGGGACTGCCGGTGCTGTTCGTCGTGAGGGGTTTCGTCATCCCACTGCGGGAAAGACAGGGACCAGCAATAACTATTCTGATGCTTGGTTTGTGGGGTATACACCCCGTTACACAACCGGAGTGTGGGTAGGGGCCGATCAGCGTAGAACCATGGGGCGGGGTATTACGGGGTCCCGCGGTGCAATTCCTATTTGGACACCCCTTATGCAAAGTCTTCACGATGAGGCATCCCGTGAGGAGTTTCCTCTCACCGATGAGGTTGTAGAGCATCGTGTTTGCGAGGATACGGGAGAGTTGGCTACATCCCATTGTCCCCGACGGTATACTACGCATTTTCTGCGGAGTAATGTTCCGGATCGCTGTACAGAGCATGGGGTAGAGCAACGCCGTGACACCTCAAATGTGATCGACTATTTTGGTACCCCCCCAGATTCGCGTGACCGTGATGAAGAGGAGGATCCTTCATCACAGATGCTCTTTTAGAGGCGGGGGGTAATAGTTCTACAATAGGCTGCGATACCCTGAAGCACCAAGTGCGGTATGTACTGGACGGAGATACTCATATATGGTGCCACGGTGTCCCAGCTTCCTCCCGTTGCGATAATACGTGGTGATTGAACAAAAGAAGCAAGGTGGGATACGCACTTTTCAATGCCGCCACAAGTGTCCAGAAGGATACCTCCGGAAAGGGCTTCTCTGGTATTCTGAGGGATTGTTGGCGAAAGAAAAAGCCCTCTTGACTCCAGTGCTGTAGCAAGACGGGGGGTTTTCTGACACAATCCATCTCTCTTTGCGGTAATACCGGGGAGTATAAAACCCCCGCAAAAGACATTGGTATCTTTGAGAAGGTCTATGGTGATGGCGGTTCCGGCGTCTATAATAATACAGTTTTCTTGTGGATAGTGGTATAATGCCCCAAGAGCGCCAAGGGCACGATCTATACCAAGCTCTCCCGGTGCATACGCCGAGCTGAGGGGTATCTTCTGTGCTTGACAAAGTATGACTGTCGTGCTGAACCTTGAAAAGAGGGCTGCGGTGTGCTCAGGGGCACGTACAGAGCTCAGGCAAAGGGGGAGCCCCCTCTGCTCTTCTCCTAAGATACGGGGTAGATCGTCCGGGCATAGGGGGTGTTGTATACTCCAAACACTTTCCGGTGTGTGGGTACTTCCCCTAAAGAGACCTACTTTGATGCAGCTATTACCCTCATCAACAGCAAGAAATCTCACTTTGCTCCTTTTCCGGTGAAGACCACAAGAATTGTTTGAATTATAATTTTTATATCGAGAAGGAGGGACATGTTTTCAAAGTAGTAGAGGTCATACATCACCTTGGTCTTCACATCCTCTATGGTTTCATCATATTTATGTTTTACCTGTGCCCAACCGGTGATTCCCGGCTTCATTTTAAGTCGCTTCACATACCACGGAATTTCTTTTCGAAGTTTATCTATGAAGAACTGTCGTTCTGGTCGTGGCCCGACAAAACTCATTTCTCCCTTCAGTACATTGATAAGCTGGGGTATTTCATCAAGGCGAGTTTTTCGCATAAATCGCCCAAAGGGGGTAATGCGTGGATCATTGTCCGTTGCCCACTGTGGGCCGCTTCGTGCTTCAGCATCAACGTACATGGAGCGAAATTTCATCATAATAAAGGGTTTGCCGTTTTGTCCAATCCGTTCTTGTTTATATACGGCGGGACCAGGGTCGGTGATTTTTACCATGGCAGCAACAAGGCCCCAGAGAGGGGCAAAGGGAACAAGAATGGTGAGAGATATGACAATGTCAAAGAGACGTTTGATTTGCGCTTGCCATCCGGGCATGTGGTCTTGGAGGAGTACTATCAAGGGAACACCGGCGATATCATGGGTTTTGAGGTGGCCGGAAATGACATCCATGAGAGATGGTGCAAGGTAGATGGTGAGCTTTTCGTCCCAACAGTATTTTAAGATATTGAGGATATCCCGCGCAGAGTTGGTCATATGTGAAATAATCAAACCGTTTATTTGATATTTTTCAGTTATTTCAGGAATGTCAGCGCTTTTGCCCAGGATTGGGTAGCCGTAATGCTTTCCCTTTTGAGTGTCATCAATAAACCCGATAAAGGTATATCCCAGTTCGGGGTGTTGTTCGATTTCCCGAATGAGCTTGAGAGATGATTTGTTTGCCCCGGTAATCACAATGTTTTGTGTGGCAATACCTTTTTTGAAAAGCCAACCATAGATACTGTGCATAATAAAACGAATACCCGTTGCGGCAAGCAGTAGGGTAATTGCATAGGTGACGAGGAGGTGGCCACGCAGTTGTTCAATAAAATGGGTGACGCGGGTAATTCGATCAACCTCTTCGTTTTGTGCTAAGGTGATAAGCTGGTCGCTGAACAGCATAATGAAAAGCAGGAATATGCCGATACAAATGGTTCGTGCCACCACAAAGAATTCATCTAAGCGCGATTCTTTGTACCAGTCCCGATACAACCCGTTGAAAAAATAGAGTATTAGCCATGCCATGGTTGATACAAAGGCCAAGGAGGGGGTAAAAAAGTCAAGTATCGTATCTACGTATCCCGGGCTAAATAAGGAGATCTCCTGACGTAAGGAGTAGGTTATGATTAAGGCAACATTAATTGCAAGAATATCAAAGAGAAGAGTTGTTATTTTTTCGATCAGTCGATGGCCCATAGGGTTGTGTTCCAAGGAAGAGTATGGTTTTTGGTCAATTTGCTTTTAAATATACTTTCCTGCAAAGAGGGATACCTATATATATATTTGATTCGTGAACCCTTTTCCGGAGGCCTTTTATGAGACGGTATGCCCCCTGTATCGTGCTCTTCATTTTCCTGAGCGCCTGTGATACTCGTCAAACAGGTCTTCAAAAAGGGGCGGCAACAGCAAAGGGGGGCGAGCAACGTATTGAACAAACGGCTCTACATGCATACGATGGGGGAACGCTGTTGTGGGTATTGGAAACCGATCTACTCTATCGTTCACACGGGGATACACCAATTCAGGTAATTCCGGTACAAATGGAGCTTTTTACCGACACCGGCACGGTGGGGACCAATGTTGTTGCCGATTCTGGTTTAACCTCTGAGTCAATGGATCATTTTCGTCTGTGGGGGGCTGTGTCCATTGAGACCTGGGATGGAAAACAGATTCGTAGTGAAACCCTCTACTGGGATAAGGAAACACGCCAATTGCACTCACCGGACTATGTGGAGATACAACTGCCTTCGGGAGAAAAAATGTGGGGGCGTGGGTTTGAAGCGGCGGAAGACTTTTCCTGGTGGGTCTTTCACGAAGATGTCCAGGGGGAGTTTCGTAATTTTGAAGCGCTTATTGGTCGGAACGAGGGCTGACGAATGGGGCTAAAACTCTTTCTTTTTCTTTGCATTGGTGTGAGTATTTCCGTAGGCGAAGGATTGCTCCACCTGATACACGCACAGCGAAATGAGAATGTATTTGAAGATAATCGTTTGATAAATCGCTTAATGGGAGATGTGCGATTTCGCTATGATGATATGGTGATCGGTGCCGATACGGTAGAGGTGTTTCGTCGTGAGGGGCGTTTTGCGCTCCGAGGTAATCTCCGCATTGATCGTCCCGGATACGGTGTTCGCGCCGAGCGGGGCACCTACGACTCCGATCTGGCTCGTATTCGTCTCACGGGAGATGTTTCTGCCCATGACACCGTGGGAATGGCGACCCTCTTTGGTGACACGGCCGATTATTTCATGCAGCACGACAGCCTGTTTGTATTTTCCCGAAGTGGGGTTGTAACGTGGGCTGATACGTCTCTCACGGACAGCATGTCCGTACTTCAGTCGCATACCTTAAGCTATTTTGATGGCAGGTTTGATGCTGCAAGAGAGGTACGTATTACCGACGGAGACCTCCTTTCTCGGAGTGATTCTGCACGGTTTTGGCCTCGTCGTGACTCTGCTTTTCTCTTTGGAAATGTTCATGTGGAAGCCGGTGATGCCGAGCTTATGGCTGATACGCTTACTGTACAGCAGACAGGGCAATTTACGGAGCGATTTTCTGCCTTTGGGGGAGATCCGGCGTTGTTTATACAAGGTGATGCCGAGCGGTATGAACTATATGGAGATACCTTGGTGTTTACCGTACAGGATGCAGTGGTGCAGTATCTGGATGTGTATGGCCGGGGACGTTTTCGTCAGTACGACTCCTCTTCTCCTCTGCCTCAAGTATCCCTCTCCGGAGAAACGCTCTTTATCGATCTTTCCCGTGGATATCCAGAGCAACTACACGCCTATGGCAGTGTTGAAATACTGCAGTATGAACGCCATAGAGATGATCATACCACCTTGCGTGCCGATACCGTTTATGCAACCATGGATTCTGCCGGAACGGTGCGCTCCATGGATTCATGGATACCGGCCATGGTATCCTTTGGGTCTGATTTCGGGGGGACGGATTCATTGCGGGGAGATACTGTGCGGTATGAGTGGCTCAGCGAAGAAACACAGTATGTGTATGCGCGTGGTCGTGCTCGGGGCATCACCCGTATTGACTCGCATACGGTAAACTCCGTGGCTGGTGATGAGATTGATCTTCGCGTGGGCCACGGTCTTGATGCCGTGGTAATTCGGGGAGAGGTATCTGGAAGAGTGAAACAGACTGGCAAAAGGCGGGGGCAAGACCGTGAGTGAACAAAAAAACGGATTGAAGTTGTAGAGCTAATAAAGAAGTTTTCCGGGAGAGTGGTGGTAGATCGGGTCTCTCTGTTTCTTGAAAAGGGTGAAATTGTGGGGCTTCTGGGGCCGAATGGGGCGGGTAAAAGTACGACCTTTAATATGATTGTGGGAAATGTTACTCCCGATGCCGGAGCGATCTTTCTCAATGGGAAATCTGTTTCTAAGACTCCCATGCATCGGCGTGCCCGGTTGGGAATCGGCTATCTTCCGCAAGATGCATCGGTGTTTCGTCGTCTCACCGTGGAGGAAAATATTCTTGCTGTTCTTGAGGGCCGCGGTTTATCGCCGCAGCAGCGGTATGAAAAAACAGAGCGTCTCTTAGATGAGTTTAATATTACAAAATTGCGTAAAAGCCCGGGATATGCCCTGTCCGGTGGCGAGCGGCGTCGTGCTGAGATTGCTCGTTGTCTTTCCATAGACCCCGATTTTATCTTGTTGGATGAGCCCTTTGCCGGAGTTGACCCCATTGCTGTAGAAGAGATACAGGCTATTGTTGGGCAACTGCGGGACAAAGGGTATGGTGTGTTGATTACAGACCATTCTGTTCGTGAGACCTTGCGTATTACCGATCGAACGTATATTATGTCAGATGGGGAAATCTTAATACACGGTACATCCCAAGAGCTTTCAGAAAATGAAGAGGCTCGCCGTATTTACCTGGGAAAGAACTTTAGACTGGATTGACCTATGATAAAGTTAGTTGCATTTTTTTGGGAGTGCTCTCTTGTGTCGGCGTGGCTGCTATGGTTGATGTTTCTTTTCAGTATGACCGCTGGGGAGAAGAGGAGAGCATGTTGCGTGGGGTTGTTGCTCTTGGCCCTGATGAGTCGGGGGAGTATGCGCGTCGCCCCCTGCAGGTGTATGTTGTTGTTGATGTGTCTGAAGGGCTGTATGGAGGCATGACCCAGGAAATCTCTGATGCTGTTACAGCTCTTGTCTCCACGCTCTCTGCGGAAGACCAATACGCACTTATTTCCTACTCTGGCTCTGTTCGCACGCTCATGCCCTTTCAGAGCGCAGCGGAACCAGATACGGCTGCTTTGGGACAAGAAATTCGCGGGCTTTCCCTCGAGCGGGGGCGGAGTTACAGCACGGTGTTTTCCCGCTTGAAGAGCCTTGCGGAAAACTCTTCTGCCGGCAGTGACTACCGAAGCTGTGTTATTTTCTTTACTCATGGGAGCCCCGATGACAGAGATCTCTCTGCCTCTATTGATAGCATGATTTCCTATGGGGGTACGGCAGGTCTGTCTTTTTATACGATTGGCTATGGCGATGATCTTGCCGATAGAGAACTAATTCGGCTTGCCGAAGAGACCGGCGGGCGTGCCATGTATGTTGAAGAAAATAGCGCTCGTGATATTGGAGAGCGGATCCAGGTCATCGGCAGTGAAGTGGTTCAGCCGGCTCGATACGATATTGAGCTCACCTTTTCTCATGAGCTTTCATTTTATGCCCAGGATGGGAGCGTGTACACAGCAGAAAGATATTTCATTAATAGTATCCCCGAGGAGGGGGAAAAATATATTTTCTTTCACATTGCAGATGATGATCTCGCGGGTGCAGATCTCGATATTACCTATGAGTATTTCCTCGCTACGAGGGGTGTTGAAAGATCAGGACGGCACAGTGAACGGATTCCGTCCCGGGCTTCAAGTAGAAATTTTGATACATATGCTGCCCCGAAGATTATATTACACTCTGTGTTGCGCAATTTTCTGGAACAAGAGGCGACCTTACTGCGGTCGGATGTAGATTTTCGTCGTTCCTTTGCTTCTGCCATGGGGCGATCGCTCCTTGAGCCTCTTGAAGAGGCGACGCGGCAGATAGCAACGGAGGAGATGCAGGATGTATATACTGTAATAGATGATTATGCTAATGTGTTATATGGTAATCCAATAGACGATGATGTTGAGTTGCTGTTTAGGCAAATGAAATATAAACTCCATGATTGCAAATTTGGGTATTAACAGGGGATTATATGAAAAGAATTCTTATTACCGGTCCAAAGGCTTCAGGCAAGAGCAATATTGGCAATCGGCTGGCTGAGCTTCTGCATGTAGATTTTTATGATCTGGATAACATGATTGAGACTCTTTTTCGCAAGGAAAAGGGTGCGCGGCTTAATTTTCGGGAAATCTACCGACGCCATGGTGAAGCGGTATTTCGCGATTACGAGATACGGAGTGCCCGTGAGATCGCCCATAAGAGTCCGGTAGTGCTAAGTACGGGCGGCACCTCCTTTCTCTTGTCGGAGATTCGAGAGATCTTTTCGAAGGACACATACGTAATTCTTCTCAAAAATGATTATGAAGTTTTATGGGAGCGCGTTGCCAAAAATGGAACACCGGCCTATCTTGAGGATGTGGAGGAGCCGAAGCGGACGTTCTTCAATCGTGTTGACAAGGTTATTGAGGCCATAGAGCCGGATGCGGATATTGTTTTTGATACAAATGATCTTTCCATAGAAGATGTGGCACAAATGCTTGATATGGAGCTGGATCGTCGTGGTATTTCTTTGCGGGAATAAGTTTTTTCGATAAACAAGATTGAAAGGCAGATTTTTTCTGCCTTTTTTTTGTATCATTGGTATACTATGTAAGGATATGTTTATTTCTTTGGGAGTGTGATTATGGTACATACAGTACTTCTTTGTATTTTTTTCCTGAGCATGACAACCGTGGCTGATTCAGTGGATGAGGCTGTGTTTGCCCTGCAGCGATCTCAGGAGCTGCGTAAGTCTGGTACAGCCCTTGTAATTAGTGGAGCTGTCCTGATGGGGGGCGGAGCTGCCATGGCATATGCCTATGATTCTGACAGCGGAGATGGAGCCTTGTCCCTCGGGCTTGGTATTACGTCTTTTGCTGGTGGCGCTTTTCTTGAAGTGCTTGGTGTGCGCGACCTTATTGCATCTCGCCGTATTTTAACACAAGCAGCAGAAAAAGCACCTGCTCTTCGAATTTCTCCCGGAGAAATAGCCCTTATTGCACGGTTTTAGGTTAGGTGCGCTTGCCGGATCGAGGGTGGGCTTGGTGAAAGGCCTGAGCGATTCTCTGTTTTGAAAGATGCGTGTAGATTTGAGTGGTATCAAGGCTGGAGTGCCCAAGGAGCTCTTTTACAACGCGAATATCTGCACCATGGTCCAGGAGATGCGAGGCGTAGGTATGGCGTAGAGTGTGGGGGGTATGAGAATCTTCGTCGGTAATGTGGTGTAATACTTTTTTTACAATACGCTCTATCTGACGGCGTGAAAGCCGCTTTTCTCCAGTACTGGTAAAGAGGGGAGCGTCTTTGCATTTTGTTCCTCGATCCTGTGTAAGATAGGTCATAAGGCAGCTCAGGCTCTGTGGAGTGGTCGGAACAATTCTTGTTTTTTCTCCTTTACCCACAACCCGAATAAGTCCTTTTTCCCATTCGATATCACCGATATTTGCTCTGTGTAATTCACTGAGGCGAAGACCACTCCCATAGAATAACTCTATCAGAGCTTGGTTGCGTCGTGCCTGAGGGCCGGAGTATTTCATGTGTTGCAGGGCAGCTGTATGCCGCTCTTCGATGATTCCGGGCAGGCAACGGGAAGCGTTTTTCGGTGATCCCAGGCTGGCAAGGGGGTCTGTTGAAAGATATGATCGAAGAAGGCAAAAGGTAATGAAGCTTTGCAAGGCTGCGCGTTTACGTCGAATTGTTGCGGGGCTGTTTCCCATGGTATGAAGGGTGTGCAAGACGTGTCGAACCACAGAGCGGTGGAGTATCTCCTGTACATGTGGCGGAGAAGAGGGGCACAGCGTTTTGCCTTCGGCAATAAATGACTCTAAATCTCTTTTATAGGCATCTCTGGTGTGTTTTGAATGATGTCTGAGGGAGCGAAGGAACTCTTCAAGGCAGCGGTGTATCTCCACGGTGCGTATCCTTTTGCGTATCAAGAATCTTTGAGATAATATAATTACTTTTGTTCAGCTTCTGGGCAAGAAGTTTTGCCATGAAAAAGCTATAATGCGGATATTGATTCAGCTTAAGGATAAAGTCAATTTTGTCAATAGGGATGATTTGTGCGTCCGTAAGACTACGTACGGTGGCTGTGCGCTTTCCCGACGTAAGAAGAGCCATTTCACCAATAAATACATGATCAGGAGTAATTGTTGAGATGCGAACTGAGTTGACCGAAACGGCAAAGCGCCCGCTCACAATAAAGAAGAGGGTATTGCTTACTTCATCTTCGCGGATAATGGTTGTTCCTGCGGTGATCTTTACGGGGTCTTTGTCACGAAAAATAATGGGTATTTCATTTGCTATGGTGTCTCTATGATTAATAAGGCAGTTGACGATATTGCCCTTGGGGTTGTAGTGAAGGCGGTCAAGACTTGAGAGAGCGATCATTATTCCTCGACCATTTTCACCGGTATAGTCTATATATTTTGTTTCATGAAGGTACTTTTTCCAGTTAAACCCCTTGCCTTCATCAATGATGGTAAACACGGACCCTTCCGTGGTGATTTTGTATGAAAATGTGACCCGTCGTTGCTGAATATGCTTTTTCGACAGGCGCTGCTTGATGAGTTGGTCAATTGGTTTTCCCGCGCTTAGATAGGATTTCTTTTCATTGTAGCCAATCTCGCAATTGCCGTGTTCCACGGCGTTTACCAAGAGTTCCATAAGAGCTGTAGTGACTTGGCTTTTACGATGCCAATCTATTTTTCCGGTGTTGTACAGCAGAGAGGTCACAAGGTTTACCAACACTTCCACTTCAGTAATGGAATTGGCAATGCGGTAGGTTCCCATACAGCCGAAATCATAGTTCTGCGGAACAGCCCTATCGGAAAGAAGGTTTCGATTTAATCGAATCACCTTGAGAATAACCGGAAGGTCTTCACGGATCTCAAACTTAGAAAGCCCTGCGGCAAGATTTACCACTCGGGAACCACTGATTTGTCGAGCTGTTTTATGACAGTTATAAATGGTGATAACATTT
This portion of the Chitinivibrio alkaliphilus ACht1 genome encodes:
- a CDS encoding cyclic nucleotide-binding domain-containing protein, with translation MASHLIPTTICISNNPEIKKEVSHCFLEKETLLFASNADDFDTISLNTASVIIIDFSDWHLGFSVLDTLSHDPWLHYQNVITIYNCHKTARQISGSRVVNLAAGLSKFEIREDLPVILKVIRLNRNLLSDRAVPQNYDFGCMGTYRIANSITEVEVLVNLVTSLLYNTGKIDWHRKSQVTTALMELLVNAVEHGNCEIGYNEKKSYLSAGKPIDQLIKQRLSKKHIQQRRVTFSYKITTEGSVFTIIDEGKGFNWKKYLHETKYIDYTGENGRGIMIALSSLDRLHYNPKGNIVNCLINHRDTIANEIPIIFRDKDPVKITAGTTIIREDEVSNTLFFIVSGRFAVSVNSVRISTITPDHVFIGEMALLTSGKRTATVRSLTDAQIIPIDKIDFILKLNQYPHYSFFMAKLLAQKLNKSNYIISKILDTQKDTHRGDTPLP